A region of the Microbacterium sp. SL75 genome:
TCACGCGGAAACCGAGCGACTGCATGAAGTTCACCGCGCGGGGGACGTCGGGCGTGATCTGGTTGAAGTGGTCGAGGCGCACGAGCTCACCGGGGGAGTGCAGGTCGTAGCGCCACGAGAGGCGCTCCTGGTGCTCGGTGTCGAAGAAGAACTCGTAGGGGAATCCGAGAGGGTCGACCACGCGCACGGAATCGCCGATGCCCTCGGTGAACCCGCCCGGCTCGCGGCGGACGTCGCAGCCGAGCTCCTCGTAGAACGCCACCGCCTTGTCGAGATCTTCCGCCGACCGCACGCGATACGAGAACGCGGCGACCGCGGCCACGTCGCCCTGACGCAGCACGAGGTTGTGGTGGATGAACTCCTCGGTGGAGCGGAGGTAGATCGCCTCGTCGTCCTCTGCGGTGACGTGCAGTCCCAGCACGTCGACGTAGAAGACCCGGGATGCCGGGAGATCGGTGACCACGAGCTCCATGTACGCGCAGCGCAGGATGTCGGGTGCGGGAGACGTGGGGGTGGGGATGGGATCGTCCGAGGCGATCGGGGCCTCCTGGGTCACCCAGAACCCGGAGGAGGTCTTCTCTTCTTCGGTGTGCTTCGTCATGGGGTCGCGTCCTTGCGTGTGTGTCTGCGTCTGCGTGCGCGGGTCGGGGTCTCGCTCAGTGGGCCGGGCTCGGAGCTTTGCCGAAGGTGGGGTTGTGGGCGGGCCCGAGGGTGATGTGCACCGCCTGCTGGTCGGTGTAGAAGTCGATCGAGCGGTAGCCGCCCTCGTGTCCGAGGCCCGAGGCCTTCACCCCGCCGAACGGGGTGCGCAGGTCGCGGACGTTGTTGGAGTTCAGCCACACCATGCCCGCCTCGACGTTCTGGGCGAACAGGTGCGCGCGCTTCAGGTCGTTGGTCCAGACGTAGGCGGCCAGGCCGTACTTCGTGTTATTCGCCAGAGCGAGGGCTTCTTCGTCGGTGTCGAAGGGCGTGATCGCGACGACGGGGCCGAAAATCTCCTCCTGGAAGATGCGCGCGTCGGGCGCGACGTCGGCGAACACCGTGGGCCGCACGAAGTTGCCCTCCGCGAACTCCTGCGGCCGGCCGCCGCCGGCGACGAGACGTCCCTCGCTCTTGCCGAGCTCGACGTACGACATGACCTTCTCGTAGTGCTCGGGGTGCACGAGCGCCCCGACCTCGGTCGCGGGGTCGTCGGGATAACCGACCTTCACGCGGTCGGCCTGCGCGGCGTAGCGCTCGACGAAGACGTCGTACACCGAGCGCTCGACGAGGATGCGGCTCCCCGCGGTGCAGCGCTCGCCGTTGAGCGAGAACACGCCGAAGATGGTCGCGTCGATCGCGGCATCCAGGTCGGCATCCGCGAAGACGATCGCCGGGCTCTTGCCCCCGAGCTCCATCGACAGACCCTTGAGGAACGGGGCGGCGTTGGCGAAGATCAGCTGGCCCGTGCTGCTCTCGCCCGTGAACGAGATGAGCGGCACGTCGGGGTGCTTCACCAGGGCATCGCCGGCGTCTTCGCCGAGGCCGTTGACGAGGTTGAACACGCCCTCGGGAAGCCCCGCCTCCTCGAAGATGCCCGCCCACAGCGACGCCGACAGGGGCGTGAACTCCGCGGGCTTGAGCACCACGGTGTTGCCGGTGGCCAGGGCGGGACCGAGCTTCCACGACTCGAGCATGAAGGGGGTGTTCCACGGCGTGATGAGGCCGGCGACGCCGATCGGCTTGCGATTGACGTAGTTGAGCTGGCGTCCGGGCACCTTGAAGGCGTCGTCGGTCTGCGCCACGATCAGGTCGGCGAAGAAGCGGAAGTTCTCGGCTGCGCGGCGGGCCTGGCCGAGCGCCTGCGTGATCGGGAGCCCCGAGTCGAACGACTCGAGCTCCGCGAGACGCTCGTCGCGCGATTCGACGAGGTCGGCGATGCGATGCAGCACGCGCGAACGCTCGCGGGGGAGCATGCGCGGCCAGGGGCCCTCGGCGAAGGCCGTGCGGGCGGCGGCGACCGCGAGGTCGATGTCGGCTTTCTTGCCGGCGGCGGCCGAGACGTAGGTCTGGTTGGTCACCGGGTCGAGCACGTCGAACGTGTCGCCGTCGACGGAGTCGACGAACCGGCCGCCGATGTAGTGCTGGATGCGCTCGGGCAGCTCGGCGGGGATACGGCGGGTCATTGATGCTCCTTCTTCGGAGGGGGCGGATGCCGATGGCATCCGGAATCAGAAAGCGGGCAGGCCGAGCACCTGGTCGGGGTGCTCGTGGATCATGTAGGCGTCGAGAGTCGCCGAGCGATGGCGTCGCGAGACCTTCTCGATCTCGGCGAGCGGGGCGCCGTTCTCGATCAGCACGAGGATGTTCTCGTGCTCGCGCACGGACTCGGCGGCGCGACCGGGCACGAAGCTGAAGGTGGAGTCGCGCAGGTGGCCGAGGCGCGCCCACTCGGCCTGCACGAGCTCGAGCATGCGCGGGTTGGCGCACTTGGTGAACAGGATCGCGTGGAACTCCTGGTTCAGCGCGGTGAAGGACCGCGGATCGAAGTGCTCGAGCGTCTCGACCATGAGCTCGTTGACCTGGCGTGCGCGTCGCACGTCGTCGGTGGTCAGCGCGCGGGCCGACAGCGCGGTCGCCGCGCCCTCGAGCAGGCTGAGCGCCTGCATGCTGAAGCGGTAGGCGGTGTCGTCGACCATCGAGACGCGGGCGCCGACGTTGCGCTCGAACATGACGAGCCCCTCGGCCTCGAGCTGACGGATCGCTTCGCGCACCGGCACGACGCTCATGTCGAGTTCTCCGGCGATCGAGCCCAGGACGAGCCGGTAGCCGGGGGTGAACTCCTGAGAGGCGATGCGGGTCTTGATCCAGTGGTACGCGCGCTGGGATTTGCTCTGGGTCGAGGTGCTGGCATCCATCAGGCGTTCTTCTCGCTGTCGAAGCGGGCGCGCCACGCGGCGTTCATCGGGAAGAGGCCCTCGACGGGATGACCGGATGCCACCTGGCGGGCGATCCACGCATCTTCTTCCTCCTGCGCGAGGGCGGCGTCGGCCACCTCGTCGGCCAGGGCGGGCGGGATGACGATGACCCCGTCGCCGTCGCCCACGAGGATGTCGCCGGGCTCGACGGTGGTGCCGCCGCAGCCGACGGCCACGTCGGTTTCCCACGGCACGTGGCGCCTTCCGAGGACGGCGGGGTGGGCGCCGGCGGTGAAGACGGGGATTCCGACGGCGGCCACGGCCTCGGCGTCGCGGACGCCCCCGTCGGTGACGATCGCTGCGGCGCCGCGGGCGTGCGCGCGGAGGGCGAGGATGTCTCCGAGCGTCCCGGATCCGGTCTCACCGCGCGCCTCGATGACGATGACCTCGCCCGCTTCGACCGCGTCGAAGGCGCGCTTCTGCGCGTTCTGGCCGCCGCCGTGGGCGGCGAAGAGGTCTTCGCGGTGCGGGACGAAGCGCAGGGTCCGGGCCGTGCCCACGAAGCGGCTGCCCGGGGTCAGCGGGTGCACCCCGTCGATGGTCACGTCGTTCAGGCCGCGCTTGCGCAGCTGCCCGCTGAGGGCGGCGACGGGGACGCGCGAGAGCTTGTCGCGCAGGGCGGGGGAGAGAGGGTCGGACCCGGTCGCGAGAACGGGGGACGCCACGGAAACGGGCTCGTCCGCCGCCTCGCCGGCTGTTTTGGTGGCATCGCCTGATCTCGCTGCGGCCGCGGCCTCCGGCGACCCCCACGCCTCGGTGCGCTGGGTGTCGTCCGCCGCGGGCAGCGAGCCGATCGCGGCGTCGAACGCCCGGTCGCCCTGGACCACCGTGGTGCGGAGCTTTCCTGTCGAGAGGGCTCCGGCATCGACCTGCACCTCGACCACCTGGCCCGGCGTGACGACCGAGGAGCCCGCGGGGGTGCCGGTCAGGACGACGTCTCCGGTCTCGAGGGTGAAGTGCTGCGACAGGTCGGCGACGATCCGGGCGAGGGGGAAGATGAGGCCCGCGGTCGAGTCGTCTTGAACGAGCTCTCCGTCGACCCAGGTGCGCAGCCGCAGGTTCTCGGGGTCGACATCGCGGGCATCGATGAGTGCGGGGCCGAGCGGCGTGTAGCCGTCACCGCCCTTCGACCGGACGTTCGAGCCCTTGTCGTTGGCCCGGAGGTCGTAGAGGCCGAAGTCGTTCGCGGCGGTGACCGATGCCACGTGCGACCACGCGGCATCCGGAGTCACCCACCGCGCGGGGGTGCCGATGACCAGCGCGATCTCGCCCTCGAACGCGAGGAGTTCGGTACCCGCGGGGCGTTCGATGTCGACCCCCGAGGGGGCCAGTGAGCTCGACGGCTTGAAGAAGTACGAGGGGGCGGCGGGGCGTCGGCCGCGTTGATCGGCGCGCGAGGCGTACGACAGGTGGACGGCCACGATCTTGCCCGGACGGGCGCCGAGAGCGGCGAACCGGGGGTCGGTGGTGTCGTTCATGAAGCTCCCTTGCGTCGTATTCGAAATCGTATATGATCCGAAAGGCGGGGGCAAGCACGGCCCCGCCCCCCCTCTCGACAGCGACGTCGCGGTCTCGACGATGACGTCAAAGGAGCCCACCCATGTCCACCGCATCTCCTCGCCCCTCGGACGGTTTCACGCCGACCGGCACCATCTCGACCTCCGGCGATCGCCGCCGCGTGGTCTTCGCCACCGTCGTCGGAACCACCGTCGAGTGGTACGACTTCTTCCTCTACGCCTCGGCGGCGGGTCTGGTCTTCGGCCAGCTCTTCTTCGCCCCGGCCGGACCCGGGGTCGCACAGATCCTGTCGTTCCTCACCGTGGGGCTGAGCTTCCTCTTCCGCCCCCTCGGCGCCTTCCTCGCCGGCCACCTCGGCGACAAGTACGGCCGTCGGGTGGTGCTGATGATCACGCTGATCCTCATGGGCGCCTCGACGACCCTGATCGGAGTGCTTCCGACCTTCGACGTCATCGGCGTCGCGGCCCCCGTGCTGCTGATCCTGCTGCGCGTGCTGCAGGGCGTCTCGGCCGGAGGCGAGTGGGGCGGCGCGGTGCTCATGGCCGTCGAGCACGCCCCCAAGGCCAAGCGGAGCCTCTTCGGCGCCGCCCCCCAGCTCGGCGTTCCGCTGGGTCTGCTGCTGGCGAGCGGCATGCTCGCACTCATGGCGGTCATCGCCCCCGGCGACGCCTTCTTCGCGTGGGGCTGGCGCGTGCCGTTCCTGCTGTCGTTCGTGCTGATCCTCATCGGCTACTACGTGCGCCGGAAGGTCGAGGAGAGCCCGGTCTTCCTCGAGCTGGCCGAGCGCAAAGAGAAGACGCGGATGCCGATCGTGCAGCTGTTCCGCAAGCACGCGCTGCTCGTGCTCATCGCCGCGCTCGTCTTCGCCGGCAACAACGCCGTGGGGTACATGACCACGGGCGGCTACATCCAGCGTTACGCCACGAACCCCGACGGGCCCGTGGGCCTGGCGACGGCCGACGTGCTGGGAGCCGTCACCATCTCGGCCGTGTCGTGGCTCGTCTTCACCTGGATCGGCGGGTGGATCGGTGACGTCATCGGTCGTCGCACCACCTACCTCATCGGGTGGGCGGCGCTGTTGGTCGGTGTCTTCCTGCTGTTCCCCCTGGTCAACACCGCGAGCATCGGCCTGCTGACCCTGGGGCTCGTGGTGCTGACCGTGGGCCTCGGCCTCACCTACGGGCCCCAGGCGGCGCTCTACGCCGAGCTGTTCCCGGCATCCATCCGCTTCTCGGGGGTGTCGATCTCGTACGCGCTCGGCGCGATCCTGGGCGGTGCGTTCGCCCCGACGATCGCCGAGGCGCTGGTGCGCGAGACGGGGTCGACCGCGTCGGTGACCTGGTACCTCGCGGGCATGGTGGTGCTCGGCGCGATCGCCACGCTGGTGCTCCGCGATCGCAGCGGCATCCCGCTGGGCCCCGACCACGAGGCCGAGCAGGCGGTCAGTCCGGTGCGGGGGCTCTCGAAGGTCTGAGTCCGTCCGGTTCGGCCCCGTCGCGCTCCGGTGCGGCGGGGCCTTCGGCATGGGGGAGGTGCCCGGCTCCCGGGTTCTGCGGGCGTACCGAACTCCTGAGATCCGGGCCGCCGCGGCTCAGGCAGCCGTTCTCCGGACCTCGCAGCCCGAGATGTTCAGGAGTTGGGTACGCGTCGGGGCGGGTGCCCGCCCCGGCTTCTCGCGGTCCGGTAGTCCCCGGACGCGCCGGATTGTCCGGAGGCCCGTACCCGCGCGCTCAGCGCGCCGCGATCTCTTCCCAGTACGGCGCCACGACCGCCGCGCTCACGCGGAGGTCCAGCAGCAGGAAGCCCCGCTCGGAGGCCGGGCGAGCGACCCAGGATGCCAGGGCCTCGAGGTCGCCGACCGACTCGACGACCACACCCTCGGCGCCGAACCCGCGCGCGACCGCGGCGAAGTCGACCTGGGGGATCAGCATGGGGTCGGGATGCAGGCCCTTCACCCCGTAGTTGAGGACCTCGGCGCCGTACTGCGCGTCGTTCCAGACCACCGCGATGCCGCGGCCGCCCGCGACCCGGACCGCGGTCTCGAGATCGGCGAGGGCCATGAGCCCGCCGCCGTCGCCGGTGGTGAGCACGATCGTCGAGTCGGGGCGGGCGACCGCGGCGCCGGGGA
Encoded here:
- the hpaE gene encoding 5-carboxymethyl-2-hydroxymuconate semialdehyde dehydrogenase, which produces MTRRIPAELPERIQHYIGGRFVDSVDGDTFDVLDPVTNQTYVSAAAGKKADIDLAVAAARTAFAEGPWPRMLPRERSRVLHRIADLVESRDERLAELESFDSGLPITQALGQARRAAENFRFFADLIVAQTDDAFKVPGRQLNYVNRKPIGVAGLITPWNTPFMLESWKLGPALATGNTVVLKPAEFTPLSASLWAGIFEEAGLPEGVFNLVNGLGEDAGDALVKHPDVPLISFTGESSTGQLIFANAAPFLKGLSMELGGKSPAIVFADADLDAAIDATIFGVFSLNGERCTAGSRILVERSVYDVFVERYAAQADRVKVGYPDDPATEVGALVHPEHYEKVMSYVELGKSEGRLVAGGGRPQEFAEGNFVRPTVFADVAPDARIFQEEIFGPVVAITPFDTDEEALALANNTKYGLAAYVWTNDLKRAHLFAQNVEAGMVWLNSNNVRDLRTPFGGVKASGLGHEGGYRSIDFYTDQQAVHITLGPAHNPTFGKAPSPAH
- a CDS encoding MFS transporter, yielding MSTASPRPSDGFTPTGTISTSGDRRRVVFATVVGTTVEWYDFFLYASAAGLVFGQLFFAPAGPGVAQILSFLTVGLSFLFRPLGAFLAGHLGDKYGRRVVLMITLILMGASTTLIGVLPTFDVIGVAAPVLLILLRVLQGVSAGGEWGGAVLMAVEHAPKAKRSLFGAAPQLGVPLGLLLASGMLALMAVIAPGDAFFAWGWRVPFLLSFVLILIGYYVRRKVEESPVFLELAERKEKTRMPIVQLFRKHALLVLIAALVFAGNNAVGYMTTGGYIQRYATNPDGPVGLATADVLGAVTISAVSWLVFTWIGGWIGDVIGRRTTYLIGWAALLVGVFLLFPLVNTASIGLLTLGLVVLTVGLGLTYGPQAALYAELFPASIRFSGVSISYALGAILGGAFAPTIAEALVRETGSTASVTWYLAGMVVLGAIATLVLRDRSGIPLGPDHEAEQAVSPVRGLSKV
- a CDS encoding GntR family transcriptional regulator, giving the protein MDASTSTQSKSQRAYHWIKTRIASQEFTPGYRLVLGSIAGELDMSVVPVREAIRQLEAEGLVMFERNVGARVSMVDDTAYRFSMQALSLLEGAATALSARALTTDDVRRARQVNELMVETLEHFDPRSFTALNQEFHAILFTKCANPRMLELVQAEWARLGHLRDSTFSFVPGRAAESVREHENILVLIENGAPLAEIEKVSRRHRSATLDAYMIHEHPDQVLGLPAF
- a CDS encoding fumarylacetoacetate hydrolase family protein; the protein is MNDTTDPRFAALGARPGKIVAVHLSYASRADQRGRRPAAPSYFFKPSSSLAPSGVDIERPAGTELLAFEGEIALVIGTPARWVTPDAAWSHVASVTAANDFGLYDLRANDKGSNVRSKGGDGYTPLGPALIDARDVDPENLRLRTWVDGELVQDDSTAGLIFPLARIVADLSQHFTLETGDVVLTGTPAGSSVVTPGQVVEVQVDAGALSTGKLRTTVVQGDRAFDAAIGSLPAADDTQRTEAWGSPEAAAAARSGDATKTAGEAADEPVSVASPVLATGSDPLSPALRDKLSRVPVAALSGQLRKRGLNDVTIDGVHPLTPGSRFVGTARTLRFVPHREDLFAAHGGGQNAQKRAFDAVEAGEVIVIEARGETGSGTLGDILALRAHARGAAAIVTDGGVRDAEAVAAVGIPVFTAGAHPAVLGRRHVPWETDVAVGCGGTTVEPGDILVGDGDGVIVIPPALADEVADAALAQEEEDAWIARQVASGHPVEGLFPMNAAWRARFDSEKNA
- the hpaD gene encoding 3,4-dihydroxyphenylacetate 2,3-dioxygenase — translated: MTKHTEEEKTSSGFWVTQEAPIASDDPIPTPTSPAPDILRCAYMELVVTDLPASRVFYVDVLGLHVTAEDDEAIYLRSTEEFIHHNLVLRQGDVAAVAAFSYRVRSAEDLDKAVAFYEELGCDVRREPGGFTEGIGDSVRVVDPLGFPYEFFFDTEHQERLSWRYDLHSPGELVRLDHFNQITPDVPRAVNFMQSLGFRVTEDIQDEEGTVYAAWMRRKPTVHDTAMTGGDGPRMHHVCFATHEKHNILAICDKLGALRRSDAIERGPGRHGVSNAFYLYLRDPDGHRVEIYTQDYYTGDPDNPVITWDVHDNQRRDWWGNPVVPSWYTDGSLVLDLDGNPQPVRAREHSSEMAVTIGADGFSYTRAPEESASAPSAEFKLGNQL